In Nocardia yunnanensis, one DNA window encodes the following:
- a CDS encoding DUF3515 domain-containing protein gives MSNDTRDTQPDAEDAAPDTARAAADGDAVQAETATPQQADDDAAAYEIRRSPALIATAVALPVALVVGLIVLGVLANRHHSRDPLALGAVPAPAASSPQCAALMSALPDKIGDYTTSELMQPAPAATHAWQLPDGGDPIVVRCGLDRPQEFNKASATNQIQTPKAANGDQGVNWFELRDPSSGVTSGTHWAVDRGIYIALTMPDNAGATPLQDVSAAIQQTIPQQAMDPNPLPN, from the coding sequence ATGAGCAACGACACCCGCGACACGCAACCGGACGCCGAGGACGCCGCCCCGGACACCGCCCGAGCCGCCGCCGACGGCGATGCGGTGCAGGCCGAGACCGCCACGCCGCAGCAGGCCGACGACGACGCGGCCGCGTACGAGATTCGCCGCTCCCCGGCGCTCATCGCCACCGCCGTGGCCCTGCCGGTCGCGCTGGTCGTCGGCCTGATCGTGCTGGGCGTGCTCGCCAACCGCCATCACAGCCGCGACCCCCTCGCCCTGGGCGCGGTCCCGGCCCCGGCGGCGTCGAGTCCCCAGTGCGCGGCGCTGATGTCCGCGCTGCCCGACAAGATCGGCGACTACACCACCTCCGAGCTGATGCAGCCCGCTCCCGCCGCCACCCACGCCTGGCAGCTGCCCGACGGCGGCGACCCGATCGTGGTGCGCTGCGGCCTGGACCGCCCGCAGGAGTTCAACAAGGCGTCGGCGACCAACCAGATCCAAACCCCCAAGGCCGCCAACGGCGACCAGGGCGTCAACTGGTTCGAGCTGCGCGATCCGTCCAGCGGCGTCACCTCCGGCACCCACTGGGCCGTGGACCGCGGCATCTACATCGCCCTGACCATGCCCGACAACGCCGGAGCGACTCCCCTGCAAGACGTTTCGGCCGCGATCCAGCAGACCATCCCCCAGCAAGCGATGGACCCCAACCCGCTGCCGAACTGA
- a CDS encoding D-alanine--D-alanine ligase family protein — MTNRTRVAVVFGGRSNEHGVSCVSARTVLASLDPERYEAVPIGITREGTWVLGDADPRALTAPDRALPTVDATGTALALTADPSRAGALVPLDGKEAVLGTVDVVFPVLHGAFGEDGTLQGLLELAELPYVGPGVLASAAGMDKEFTKKLLAAEGLPVGVQVVLRPGVATVADADRERLGLPVFVKPARGGSSIGITKVDSWDDLDAAITVARHHDPKVIVEAGIVGREVECGVLEFPDGGVEASVVAEIRMPEDDTEAPDFYDFDTKYLDDVCEFDVPAKLDDDVSQQIRELAVRAFRALDCQGLARVDFFVTADGPVINEINTMPGFTAISMYPRMWEATGIDNRTLVTTLIETARTRGTGLR; from the coding sequence ATGACCAACAGGACCAGGGTGGCGGTGGTGTTCGGCGGCCGCAGCAATGAGCACGGCGTGTCGTGCGTGTCCGCGCGCACCGTGCTGGCGAGCCTCGATCCCGAACGGTACGAGGCGGTTCCGATCGGGATCACGCGCGAGGGCACCTGGGTGCTCGGCGATGCGGACCCCCGCGCGCTCACCGCGCCGGACCGCGCGCTACCCACGGTCGACGCCACCGGGACCGCGCTGGCGCTGACCGCCGACCCGTCGCGGGCCGGCGCACTGGTACCGCTGGACGGCAAGGAGGCGGTGCTGGGCACCGTGGACGTGGTGTTCCCGGTACTGCACGGCGCGTTCGGCGAGGACGGCACCCTGCAGGGCCTGCTGGAGTTGGCCGAACTGCCCTACGTCGGTCCCGGCGTGCTGGCCAGCGCGGCCGGCATGGACAAGGAGTTCACCAAGAAACTCCTTGCCGCCGAAGGACTTCCGGTCGGCGTGCAGGTGGTGTTGCGCCCCGGCGTCGCCACCGTCGCCGACGCCGACCGCGAGCGGCTGGGCCTGCCGGTGTTCGTCAAGCCCGCCCGCGGCGGATCGTCCATCGGCATCACCAAGGTAGACAGCTGGGACGACCTCGACGCCGCCATCACCGTTGCGCGCCACCATGATCCGAAGGTGATCGTGGAGGCCGGCATCGTGGGCCGCGAAGTCGAGTGCGGCGTCCTGGAATTCCCCGACGGCGGGGTGGAAGCCAGTGTGGTGGCGGAGATTCGGATGCCCGAGGACGACACCGAAGCCCCCGACTTCTACGACTTCGACACCAAATACCTCGACGACGTCTGCGAGTTCGACGTCCCCGCCAAACTGGACGACGATGTGTCCCAGCAGATTCGGGAGCTGGCCGTGCGCGCGTTCCGGGCGCTGGACTGCCAGGGCCTGGCGCGCGTCGACTTCTTCGTCACCGCCGACGGCCCGGTCATCAACGAGATCAACACCATGCCCGGCTTCACCGCCATCTCCATGTACCCCCGCATGTGGGAGGCCACCGGCATCGACAACCGCACCCTGGTGACCACCCTCATCGAAACCGCCCGCACCCGCGGCACCGGCCTGCGCTGA
- a CDS encoding thiamine-phosphate kinase gives MGELGEFGLIALVNAGRTQTPGVLLGPGDDAAVIAAPEGRFVVTTDMLVQDRHFRTDWSSAHDIGRKAIAQNAADVVAMGAVPSAFVVGLGCPSDTPVEFVRELADGLWAEAGRAGASIAGGDMVRSPLLIISVTACGDPRRAPIRLSGARPGDVVAVAGKLGWSGAGLAVLSAATADAPDAPSADLLTEFAEVVAVHRVPQPPYEAVLELPDTVEITALTDVSDGLLADLGHIAESSGVAIDLTAAALAVPELEAAGKALGVNPLDWILAGGEDHAFAATFTDSTDLPEGWVRVGRVRAGSGVTVDGAPRSGLGGWESFA, from the coding sequence GTGGGCGAGCTCGGGGAATTCGGGCTCATCGCGCTGGTGAACGCGGGCCGCACGCAGACGCCGGGCGTGCTCCTCGGCCCGGGCGACGACGCCGCGGTGATCGCCGCGCCCGAGGGCCGGTTCGTGGTGACCACCGACATGCTGGTGCAGGACCGCCACTTCCGCACCGACTGGTCGAGCGCCCACGACATCGGCCGCAAGGCCATCGCGCAGAACGCCGCGGACGTGGTGGCCATGGGCGCGGTGCCCAGCGCGTTCGTGGTGGGACTGGGTTGCCCGTCGGACACCCCCGTCGAGTTCGTGCGAGAGCTGGCCGACGGTCTGTGGGCGGAAGCGGGGCGGGCCGGAGCGTCCATCGCCGGCGGCGACATGGTCCGCAGCCCGCTGCTCATCATCTCGGTGACGGCGTGCGGTGATCCGCGCCGCGCGCCCATCCGGCTGTCGGGTGCGCGGCCGGGCGATGTGGTCGCCGTGGCGGGAAAGCTCGGCTGGTCGGGTGCGGGACTGGCGGTGCTGTCGGCAGCGACCGCGGACGCCCCCGACGCGCCCAGCGCTGACCTGCTCACCGAATTCGCGGAAGTGGTTGCCGTGCACCGTGTTCCGCAGCCGCCCTACGAAGCCGTGCTGGAGCTGCCCGACACCGTCGAGATCACCGCGCTCACCGATGTCTCCGACGGCCTGCTCGCCGATCTCGGGCATATCGCCGAATCCTCCGGCGTGGCCATCGATCTCACGGCCGCGGCACTGGCCGTGCCCGAGCTGGAGGCGGCCGGGAAGGCGTTGGGCGTCAACCCCCTTGACTGGATTCTGGCCGGCGGCGAGGACCACGCCTTCGCCGCGACCTTCACCGATTCGACCGATTTGCCCGAAGGCTGGGTGCGGGTCGGCCGGGTTCGCGCAGGTTCGGGCGTGACCGTCGACGGCGCCCCGCGATCCGGGCTCGGCGGATGGGAATCCTTCGCCTAG